In the genome of Planococcus donghaensis, the window CACTTTTCTTGCGCAAAGCCTTTTTGTTTTGTGGATGGGGGATTTGCCTTTAAACTATAAGGTAAGAGGTGATACGTGTGCGAAAAATTTTTTGGTGGTTTGTTGTGTTACTGGCCGTGTTTTTTGCGCGCCCGATTTGGGAAGAACCTGTCGGTAAATATGTTGATTTAGGTTTTTTAGATTCTGTTGACCGCACAGTTGAAAGTATTGCTGGAAATCCAGAGGTGACGCAAGTTATAGATGAAGCTCGAGATTTTACTGCGCGTGTTGGTGCGCAACTACAATCGTTTATCGTTTCTCAATCAGTTGAAGTCCCAGAAGCTGTGGCAAAACCTGAATTAGTTGAAACGGAATCATTGTTTGCTGTTCATAATGTAACAATCGGTATGGCTAAAGAGGATGCTCAAGAAAAAGTCGGTTTGCCTTTACGGTTAATGCGTAACGAATATGGAACTGATTGGCATAGCTATCATCAAGATTTTCAGAACTATGTTTTATTGTCTTACGATAAAGATGGAATAGTAAATGGAATGTTTACAAACCAGGATGTATTTTCCTCGAGGGAAGGGATTACAATAGATTCCACCAAATCCGAGGTCCGATCTATCCTTGGTACACCACTCAAAAGCCTCCAAAAAGGAAATGTTCAATATATACTAGATACCCGTGATGAGTATGATGTGTTTAAGACAGATGACACCTATACAACTATTTTTTATGATATCCACGAAGAAGACACCGTGACGGCCGTGCAAGTAGTTCACGAAAAATTGGAGGAAATGCGACCTCAAATATATGCAAAACCGGACGAGAAATTGAAAGAAGGCTACGAATACTTGCTTTTCGAATTAACGAATTCCGCACGTATTCAGCGTGGGCTGCCGTTATTAAAATGGGACAGTGAGACGAAAATAACTGCTCGTAAGCACAGTGAAGATATGGCCGAAAATCAGTATTTCAGCCATACGAACCTAGCTGGGCAATCTCCTTTTGATCGCATGAAAGAGGATGGGATTAGCTTTTATGTAGCGGGTGAAAATTTAGCGTATGGCCAGTATAGTAGTGTATTTGCTCATGAAGGGTTGATGAATTCTTTAGGACATCGCGAAAATATCGTAAAGCCAGATTTTGGTTTTTTAGGAGTAGGAACTGCATTTAATGAGGAAAATCAACCGTATTATACGGCTAATTTCTTTAATCGATAGAAAAGGCAGGCTGTCAATAAACTGACAGCCTGCCTTTTTGATTAATTTAATAGGAGCCATGCCAATACAACAACTGGACCGACGATAAAGCAGTAAATTGCAAAATACTTTAATTGTCCTTTTGCCATAATGTTCATAAACCATTTTAATGAGAAATATGAAGCGACTAGTGAGCCTAAGAATGCCATGACGTATGGAATCGCCATTGTAGCTAAATTATCATCGTTAAGGATATCCGAAATGCTAAGAACCGCACCACCAAGACTAACTGGGATAAATAATAAGAAAGAAAAGCGCAATGCGGTTTCTTGATTGATGCCTCTTGCCATGGCCGCGACAATTGTAGCGCCACTGCGACTGATGCCTGGGATAAGTGCTATAGCTTGAGCGCCCCCAATGATCACTGCGTCTTTCATTGTCATACTGCCATCTTTTCGTTGTCCCCGCATATTGCGAATCCACCAAAGACCAAAACCTGTGATGATTAAGGTCAAGCCGACTGTTACGATAGTCGAGAGATTGTCGTCAATCGCATCTTGGAACAACAGCCCAATGACTGCTGCAGGAATCGTTGCGACTACAAGGTAAACGATAAACATGAAATCACGTTTTGTTTCGGCATTTTTCACCGTGAAATATTTTAACCCGTTTATCACAAGACGTTGAATGTCTTCTCGGTAAATGATTAAAACTGCAATTAGCGATGCACTGTTAACGAGTAAAGCGAATGTTGAAACGCTGCCTTCAATTTGTACATCCAAAAAATATTGTGCGATTAATAAGTGTCCGCTTGAAGAAATCGGAATGGGTTCAGTAAGTCCTTGAAATAATCCAAGAAGCAAAAATTTGATGGTAAGCCATAATTGGTCCATTTGTGCAAATCCTCCAATGTTCGTTCATCTAGTTATCTAACAGTGAGTTTTTCACTCACTAAATTCAAAACAACATAAAAAATATAATACCATATTTTCATGGTAAACTGTGTATATTAATGAAAAGAAAGGTAGTGGCACGCTTGACGAACAAGCTTTGGTTTCAAGTAGGGATAGGAGTTATTCTAACTCTAGTCATCATTCGTTTATTTATTGAAGTACAAGGAATTTTTGATCCTTTATTTATTATTGCGGGCACCATTTTTGTCCCATTATTATTAGGAGGCGTCTTGTTCTATTTAACAAGACCGGTTTTGAATTTCTTGATGAAGAGAAAGTTTCCAAAGTGGGCTGCGGTTCTGACAGTTTTATTATCGATCGTCTTAGTATTTTATCTATTTTTCATCATGATTGGTCCGATTGTGACAGATCAAATTAATGCATTAGTAGATAATGCACCAGAGATCATTCAAAGTGTCGAAGAGTCAGCTCAATATATATTCGATCAACGCGAACGCCTGCCGGATTCAATTGAAGAACAGTTAAATGGCATGACGAGTCAAATTGGGGATCGACTGGGTGATGTTGGAGGATGGGTCGTTTCCTTTATCGGTAGTTTCGTGTCTGGTGTCATTACATTAGTATTAGTCCCGTTTTTCCTTGTGTATTTATTAGTTGACCATAAAAAATTCGTGCCATTTGTTTCTGGTTTCTTCTCAGGAGAACGAAAAGGGTGGATTCGTAAAACTTTGCATGATATTGACGATACGTTGCAAGCGTATATTCAAGGTCAGTTGTTTGTTAGCTTTTTAGTTGGGATTATGCTGCTAATTGGATATTTAATCATCGGGTTAGACTATGCGCTCTTATTGGCATTAATCGGTATGGCTACGAACGTCATTCCATTTTTAGGGCCATATATTGCAGTTGTGCCTGCCATTCTTATTGCGCTTGTAGAAGATCCCATTAAAGCTGTCTATGTAGGAATTATTATGCTAGTTGCACAGCAAATTGAAAGCAACTTCATTACGCCAAACGTAATGGGGAAATCGCTTGATGTTCACCCATTAACGGTCATTACCTTGATTTTAGCGGCCGGGAATATCGCAGGGTTATGGGGAATCATATTAGCGATTCCGGTGTATGCTGTTATTAAAACCATTGCGAAAAATGTTTATGCACGCCGCATTGAAATCCGTAATACGGCTACGCGTGATATTGAATAAGCTAAAACCTGTGAACTTTGTTCACGGGTTTTTTCTATAGAATAAACAAAGTAACTTGACGACAAAAGGTATACCCCCTAAACTAAAACTACTAGTTTAGGGGGTATACTATTTTGGATGGACGAATAAAAGAAGCGGTAGATCTTTTTCAAGAGGTATTGGTATATGGAACAGAAAGGGTGATCAAGTCGGTCGACCATCCTTTATGGAAAGAATATTCACCTGAGCAAATTCAAATGTTAAAGCTGATTGGTTCAGAAAAACAAATTACTTCAGCTAGATTAGCGGTATTGCAGGCAGTACATAAAAGTGCGATTTCTAGTCGTATCAAAAAATTGCTTCAAAAAGATGTGATACAAGTGGTGCAAACGACTGATAAACGCGAGAAATTGTTAGAGCTGACAGATAAAGGTCAGGCAATTATCGAAGAACTAGATCAAGTATTGGCTGATTATCTTGAGAAACTTTTATCTGAAAATATCGCGGATGAGGAGATTGAACAGTTTCTAACAATTTTCCGGAAGCTAAAAACAATTATAAAAATGGACGGAGTGTAACACATGCATAGCATATTGAAATTTAAATGGCCGATTGCGATTGGTTTAGTTGTATTAACGGTGGCTTTATTCTTATTAGCACCTAACTTAACAGAGCAAGCAGAACAAGCAGGTTCATTTCAATTATCGGATGAAGCATCCTCGCAAATTGCTTCACAACTATTAAGTGATGCAGATGCGGCTGATCAAACGATATCCCTTGTTATTCCGCTAGAAAGTAAAGTTACAGACGATATGCGTGAAACACTGGAGCAAATGGTGGCGGATATTGAAGCGCTAGGTGATCCGATTACGAGTGTGTTAAATCCTGCTGAAAGCAAAGAGCTCGAAGAACAACTAATTTCAGAAGATCAACAAACCGTTTTGGTGCCAATTACGGTTGATGGCACGGATGAAGAAGTAAACGTTGTGGCGGATGAAATTAGAGAAGCCGTTATCCCTGAAGAATTGACGGCATATATAACAGGGGAAGCTATTATAAATAATGATGTGAATATTAGTGCGCAAGAAGGTTTGAAGCGTACAGAAATCATAACCGTTGTATTGATTTTCGGTTTGTTATTAGCGGTATTTCGTTCGATTGTGACACCGTTTATTCCTCTTGTGGCAGTTGGAATTACTTATTTATTAAGTCAATCGCTTGTAGCATTTTTCATTGATTGGTTTGGCTTCCCAGTTTCAAACTATACGCAAATCTTCCTGGTAGCCATTTTGTTCGGTATTGGGACAGATTATTGTATTTTGTTATTAAGCCGCTATAAAGAAGAATTAGCAGCTGGACATGATGTCGAACAATCGATTGTTAACACGTACAAAACGGCGGGTAGAACGTTGTTGATTAGTGGAGCGGCTGTATTTGTCGGGTTCTTCGCCATCGGTTTTGCAGAATTCCCGATTTTCAAATCGGCTGTTGCGGTCGCAGTTGGAATATTCGTCCTGCTGATCGTGCTCTATACAATTGTTCCATTCTTTATGGCATTATTAAAAGAAAAACTATTTTGGCCAGCGAAAAAATCAGCTGCCCATAGAGACAGCAAGTTATGGATTTGGATGAGTAAGTTGTCGATCAATCGTCCATTGCTATCTATACTTGTTGTAGCTTTAATCACGGTGCCATTACTGTTTACGTATGATAATTCCTTGTCTTTTAACACAGTGGATGAAATTGGTTCAGAGTATGAATCTGTAAAAGGATTAAATGCGATTGAAGAAGGTTTTGGAAAAGGGGATTCCTTGCCGGTTCAAGTAATTGTGAAATCGGATGAAACTTTGACTAGCCGAGAAACAGTTCCTTATTTTGAAGTGTTAAGTAGAGAAATTGAAAAAATGAAAGGTGTCGAAACGGTTCGGTCAATTACACGCCCAACAGGCGACATTATTAACGAACTTTATGTAGACGAACAGCTGGGACTATTAGCTGATGGACTTGGCGATGCACGTGATGGACTTGGTGAGGTACAAGCAGGGCTGGCAGAAGTTCAAACCAACTTAACGGCTATTAGCGAACAAGCTGGAAACTCTGCAGGGTTATCAGAAGCTGCTGAGGGGCTTGGTCAAATCAATCAACAACTGGGACAAGTCTCACAAGGACTTCAACAAACGGGGAATATTCCTCAAACAGTAGGTGCATTAACGCAAATCAGCGGTGGCTTGACTGAAATTCAACAAGGCTTAGCTGGAGCAGCGGGGCAAACAGCTGAACTAAGTGCGGGCTTAACGCGATTAGCAGAAGGTGTAGGCGCATCAAACCAAGGGCTTGCTGAAATTGAATCCGGTTTAACGGAAGCTGTTGAGATGATGCAAGAAATGAGTGATAGCGAAGCGGTACGTGATACGGGATTATACATTCCAGAAGGAACATTAGAAAGTGAAGATTTTGAACAAGTAGTAGATCGTTATTCATTTGCAGATGGTACGGGAATGATGATGGAAGTAATTTTGTCAGAAGATCCGTATTCTCCTGAAGCAATTGACGTTACTACTGAAATAAAGGAAACAGTAGAACGCACTAAAATAGGCACGCCATTAGAAGAAGTGGAATTTGCTTTTAGTGGAATTTCAAGTATTAACAGTGATTTACAAGATGTATCTTCTAATGACTTTTCAAATACAGTCATTATTATGTTGATTAGCTTATTCGTCATCTTAGCGATTTTATTCCGCTCATTAATCATGCCTTTGTATATGATTGGTTCGTTATTACTGACCTATTACACAGCGATTTCCATTGCGGAATTGATCTTTGTAAACGGTCTTGGCTTTGATGGCATTAGTTGGGCAGTGCCATTTTTTGGTTTTGTCATGCTAGTAGCATTAGGTGTGGATTATTCGATTTTCTTGCTAGATCGTTTCCGTGAAGAATCCTTTAATGGAGTTACGGTTCGCGATGCAATGCGCACTTCGATGGCGAAAATGGGAACAGTCATCATTACAGCTGCCATCATCCTAGCAGGTACGTTCGGTGCTATGATGCCATCAGGTGTCTTGAGTCTCGTGCAAATTGCGACCATTGTTATTACCGGCTTACTGTTATACGGATTGATTGTGTTACCACTATTAATCCCGGCAATTTCCGTATCCTTTGACCGCGGTGTTTGGTGGCCGTTTGGCAAAAAGAAATAAGTGAGTGCTACAGAGAAATCTTATTGAGCAAAAAAGAACTTGAAGAAAAAGCTGCGTTCGCGCAGCTTTTTTCTATGGATGTGGGATTAGGCTAAGCGTGGTATACTGAGTGGTAATTAAAAATGTGAAATGGGTGTACTTATATATTTCTGCGAGCTTTTGTGTATCGCTTGTGGTTTATGTCTTGGATT includes:
- a CDS encoding undecaprenyl-diphosphate phosphatase, whose translation is MDQLWLTIKFLLLGLFQGLTEPIPISSSGHLLIAQYFLDVQIEGSVSTFALLVNSASLIAVLIIYREDIQRLVINGLKYFTVKNAETKRDFMFIVYLVVATIPAAVIGLLFQDAIDDNLSTIVTVGLTLIITGFGLWWIRNMRGQRKDGSMTMKDAVIIGGAQAIALIPGISRSGATIVAAMARGINQETALRFSFLLFIPVSLGGAVLSISDILNDDNLATMAIPYVMAFLGSLVASYFSLKWFMNIMAKGQLKYFAIYCFIVGPVVVLAWLLLN
- a CDS encoding AI-2E family transporter, with protein sequence MTNKLWFQVGIGVILTLVIIRLFIEVQGIFDPLFIIAGTIFVPLLLGGVLFYLTRPVLNFLMKRKFPKWAAVLTVLLSIVLVFYLFFIMIGPIVTDQINALVDNAPEIIQSVEESAQYIFDQRERLPDSIEEQLNGMTSQIGDRLGDVGGWVVSFIGSFVSGVITLVLVPFFLVYLLVDHKKFVPFVSGFFSGERKGWIRKTLHDIDDTLQAYIQGQLFVSFLVGIMLLIGYLIIGLDYALLLALIGMATNVIPFLGPYIAVVPAILIALVEDPIKAVYVGIIMLVAQQIESNFITPNVMGKSLDVHPLTVITLILAAGNIAGLWGIILAIPVYAVIKTIAKNVYARRIEIRNTATRDIE
- a CDS encoding MMPL family transporter translates to MHSILKFKWPIAIGLVVLTVALFLLAPNLTEQAEQAGSFQLSDEASSQIASQLLSDADAADQTISLVIPLESKVTDDMRETLEQMVADIEALGDPITSVLNPAESKELEEQLISEDQQTVLVPITVDGTDEEVNVVADEIREAVIPEELTAYITGEAIINNDVNISAQEGLKRTEIITVVLIFGLLLAVFRSIVTPFIPLVAVGITYLLSQSLVAFFIDWFGFPVSNYTQIFLVAILFGIGTDYCILLLSRYKEELAAGHDVEQSIVNTYKTAGRTLLISGAAVFVGFFAIGFAEFPIFKSAVAVAVGIFVLLIVLYTIVPFFMALLKEKLFWPAKKSAAHRDSKLWIWMSKLSINRPLLSILVVALITVPLLFTYDNSLSFNTVDEIGSEYESVKGLNAIEEGFGKGDSLPVQVIVKSDETLTSRETVPYFEVLSREIEKMKGVETVRSITRPTGDIINELYVDEQLGLLADGLGDARDGLGEVQAGLAEVQTNLTAISEQAGNSAGLSEAAEGLGQINQQLGQVSQGLQQTGNIPQTVGALTQISGGLTEIQQGLAGAAGQTAELSAGLTRLAEGVGASNQGLAEIESGLTEAVEMMQEMSDSEAVRDTGLYIPEGTLESEDFEQVVDRYSFADGTGMMMEVILSEDPYSPEAIDVTTEIKETVERTKIGTPLEEVEFAFSGISSINSDLQDVSSNDFSNTVIIMLISLFVILAILFRSLIMPLYMIGSLLLTYYTAISIAELIFVNGLGFDGISWAVPFFGFVMLVALGVDYSIFLLDRFREESFNGVTVRDAMRTSMAKMGTVIITAAIILAGTFGAMMPSGVLSLVQIATIVITGLLLYGLIVLPLLIPAISVSFDRGVWWPFGKKK
- a CDS encoding CAP-associated domain-containing protein; protein product: MRKIFWWFVVLLAVFFARPIWEEPVGKYVDLGFLDSVDRTVESIAGNPEVTQVIDEARDFTARVGAQLQSFIVSQSVEVPEAVAKPELVETESLFAVHNVTIGMAKEDAQEKVGLPLRLMRNEYGTDWHSYHQDFQNYVLLSYDKDGIVNGMFTNQDVFSSREGITIDSTKSEVRSILGTPLKSLQKGNVQYILDTRDEYDVFKTDDTYTTIFYDIHEEDTVTAVQVVHEKLEEMRPQIYAKPDEKLKEGYEYLLFELTNSARIQRGLPLLKWDSETKITARKHSEDMAENQYFSHTNLAGQSPFDRMKEDGISFYVAGENLAYGQYSSVFAHEGLMNSLGHRENIVKPDFGFLGVGTAFNEENQPYYTANFFNR
- a CDS encoding MarR family winged helix-turn-helix transcriptional regulator; translation: MDGRIKEAVDLFQEVLVYGTERVIKSVDHPLWKEYSPEQIQMLKLIGSEKQITSARLAVLQAVHKSAISSRIKKLLQKDVIQVVQTTDKREKLLELTDKGQAIIEELDQVLADYLEKLLSENIADEEIEQFLTIFRKLKTIIKMDGV